Part of the Arthrobacter gengyunqii genome is shown below.
GTTCACGTTTAGTGTTCCTCCGAGTTGTCGAAGGCATATCAGACGCGCCGGGGGGACGAAAACAGAAAGGGGCCGGAACGGCATGGCCGGGGTGGCAATTCGATGTGGAAGCTGCCGGCCCTCCCGCAGCCGGCTCAGGTCCCCGCAAGCATTTGCGGCAGAATGTGATCGCGCAGCAGCGGTGAAATGTCGTCCCGGTCCAGCGCCTGCGCCGGATCCATCCAGAGCAGTTCCTCGATTTCGGCCGCGGCCGCCGGCTCGTTCGCCGAATCTCCGCTGAACACCGGCAGGGTATAGGCAAACAACCCTGCATCGATGAAGGTGTTCTCCTCATTGGCGGCCGGGCCGTACCAATCACCGAGGACTTCCAGATCCGTCTCCGAAATCTGCAGGCCGAGTTCTTCGCGCATCTCCCGGACCGCCGCGGCGCTGTAGGATTCCCCGGGCTCGAGCTTGCCGCCGGGCTGCATGAACTTGCTCGTTCCGCGTTTGCGGACCAGGAGGATCCGGCCCTCCGGGTCGCGCACCAGAACGGCGGACAACGTCAGGACCACCGGAGCTTCGGTGCGCATATGGCGGAGTTCGGGATCCTTCTGCAGCCCGGTCAGGCCGTTCCAGGACAGGTTGATCAGGTGAGCCGCCACCGTTGCCTTGTCCGGCGTGCGGGCGTCCAGCCACCACTGGCCGGTCATGGCGACCATGCCCACCAGCATCTGGGCGTACATGCCGCCCACCTCGGCGCTGAGCCCGCGGTTGCCGAACTCCTTGGAAAGGATGTGCTCCACATGGCTGGTGACGCGGGACAGCAGGGTGGCAAAGGTGCCTTCAGGCTGCGACGGCGGGGCGTCCCGGACCAGGATGCGGAAACCGTCGCTGTGAGATTCGATATAGTCCAGCATCGCGTAGGCAGCGCGTTCAATCAGGATGCGGGGACCGGCGTCGGCGCCGAGTGCGTCGGTAATGACGGCGAGCAGCCGGTTGAACTCGGCATCAACCACTTCGGTGTAAAGCGCCTCCTTTGACCCGAAGTGCTCATAGACCACCGGTTTGGAGACGCCCGCAGCGGCGGCGATGTCTTCGATGGTTGCTCCGTCGAGCCCGCGCTGGGCAAACAGGCCACGGGCAACCTCGATAAGCTGTGCGCGCCGTTGCACGCCTGTCATGCGCAGGCGTGCTCCGCCAGCCGGGTTTCTTGCCACCCCCACAGTCTAAGGCCTGTCCCCGGAACGGGTTTTGTGTGTCCCGGGGCGGGCGCGGCATGACACCCTCAGTGGCCCAAGTCGCGCCGACATCGGCAGGCATGGCAAACTAAACTCTTGTGTGCGGGGGAACCTGCGCATTTTCCGCCCTGGTGTAATGGCAGCACCCCGGCCTTTGGAGCCGTGGAGTATAGGTTCGAATCCTATGGGCGGAACGGCAGGAGCACCGGTGTTATCCGCTCGCCAGCCCCTCCCAAACCAGCGGCCGTACCACCCCAGGAGCGCTACTTCGTGACCACGCAGGATTCCAAATCCACCGAAAGCGCCCTGAGCGGCGGACCCGCAGCTGTCATAGTGCTTGCTGCCGGAGCCGGCACGCGGATGAAGTCCCGGACACCGAAAATCCTGCACCCGGTCGGGGGAACCTCCATGGTCGGCCACGCCCTGGCCGCGGCCCAGGCGCTGGCGCCCCGCGCCCTGGCCGTGGTGGTCCGGCACGAGCGGGACCGGGTGGCGGAGCACGTTGCCGCCGCCGCCCCCCAAGCCGTGATCGTGGACCAGGACGAGATTCCCGGCACCGGCCGCGCCGTCCAGGTGGCACTCGAGGCCCTGGACGCCTTTGCACAGCTGGAGGGCACCGTCGTCGTGACCTACGGGGACGTGCCGCTGCTGGAAGCGGACACTCTGCGGGAGCTCGTGGCCGTGCAC
Proteins encoded:
- a CDS encoding NUDIX hydrolase yields the protein MRTEAPVVLTLSAVLVRDPEGRILLVRKRGTSKFMQPGGKLEPGESYSAAAVREMREELGLQISETDLEVLGDWYGPAANEENTFIDAGLFAYTLPVFSGDSANEPAAAAEIEELLWMDPAQALDRDDISPLLRDHILPQMLAGT